In Parabacteroides sp. FAFU027, the following proteins share a genomic window:
- a CDS encoding alpha/beta hydrolase, translated as MIKKLKFAFSIILLSPLLVGAQEIISLYSGDIPNAKKTVGTITSESFESGMCRNVSNPTLEVFLPEKEKATGTAVVICPGGGYSVIVYQGEGVSTAKEFAKNGVAAFVLKYRLPDDSRMNDKSIAPLQDAQQAIKLVRENVAKWGLDAHRIGIMGFSAGGHLASTEATHYQKSLIENLNNTSLRPDFQILVYPVISMQDKLTHSGSRSQLLGDNPSKGIVDLFSNELQVNEDTPPAYITHTADDNVVDVDNSIGYFEALRHHKVPVEMHIYPKGGHGFVFGRRGWMDPLFQWLVDAKLIADR; from the coding sequence ATGATAAAAAAACTAAAGTTTGCGTTTTCAATAATACTCCTGAGCCCTTTGTTGGTAGGTGCTCAGGAGATTATTTCATTGTACAGCGGTGATATTCCAAACGCGAAAAAAACAGTCGGAACGATAACCTCTGAAAGTTTCGAATCGGGTATGTGCCGTAATGTCTCAAATCCTACCCTGGAAGTCTTTCTTCCGGAAAAGGAAAAAGCAACCGGAACAGCTGTTGTTATTTGCCCGGGAGGCGGATATAGCGTCATTGTATATCAGGGGGAAGGTGTTTCTACGGCTAAAGAGTTTGCAAAAAATGGTGTTGCGGCCTTTGTGCTCAAATATCGTTTGCCGGATGACTCAAGGATGAATGATAAATCAATAGCCCCGTTACAGGATGCGCAACAAGCGATTAAACTGGTTCGTGAAAATGTGGCTAAATGGGGCCTTGATGCTCATAGAATCGGGATTATGGGTTTTTCCGCCGGGGGGCATTTGGCATCAACCGAGGCTACTCATTACCAGAAATCCCTGATCGAGAACCTCAATAATACGAGCCTTCGTCCCGATTTTCAGATTTTGGTGTATCCGGTTATCAGCATGCAGGATAAACTCACTCATAGCGGCTCCAGGAGCCAGTTGTTGGGTGATAATCCTTCAAAGGGAATTGTGGACTTGTTTTCCAACGAACTTCAGGTGAATGAAGATACCCCACCGGCTTACATAACTCATACTGCTGATGATAACGTGGTCGATGTGGATAACAGTATCGGATATTTCGAGGCATTGCGCCATCATAAGGTTCCGGTAGAGATGCACATTTACCCCAAAGGCGGACATGGCTTTGTTTTTGGTCGTAGAGGTTGGATGGATCCTTTGTTTCAATGGCTTGTGGATGCTAAGTTGATTGCAGACAGATAA
- a CDS encoding glycoside hydrolase family 95 protein, whose protein sequence is MKKSNSILLTALCFCFCISYGKAQQCGKLKMWYDKPAKVWNEALPIGNGRLAAMVFGDPSNEKLQLNESTFWSGGPSRNDNPDGLSVLDSVRYYIFKEDYQRADMLANRGLTAKQLHGSMFQTVGDLNISFNGNKNYTGYYRELDLEKAVFTTTFKVDGVTFKREVFASQPDQVIVIRLTADKPGKLTFTTSFDGPLQKTSKALDAQTLEMTGLSSTHEGVTGQVKFDARARIINTGGTTAIEGNKINVINANEVIIQVSIATNFTDYKTLSTNETEKCANYLSAVEKKPYSSILKSHVAAFQKYFNRVGFDLGISPAAKLPTDVRIQNFSKKYDPALVSMYYQFGRYLLISSSQPGGQPANLQGIWNGSVYPAWDSKYTININTEMNYWPAEKCNMSEMHEPLIQMIKELSETGKQTAKTMYGCDGWVAHHNTDLWRICGVVDFANAGLWPMGGAWLSQHLWEKYLYNGDLKYLESVYPVLKSACEFYQDFLIEEPTHKWLVVSPSISPENFPDRHSSALSAGTTMDNQILFDLFTKTIKAAKLLKKDSDLMAEFQKILDRLPPMHIGVYGQLQEWMGDWDNPENKHRHVSHLYGLFPGNQITPEATPELFDAARTVLVHRGDVSTGWSMGWKINLWARLLDGNHALNLITDQLTLVDPVNSGNNGGTYPNLFDAHPPFQIDGNFGCTSGITEMLLQSHDGAIDILPALPDDWKKGSISGLKSYGGFEVSVSWVNNQVQKIVIKSNLGGNCRLRVPNEVKLAGGKSMVTASGENSNPFFETVKVKTSLISASAKLQPVNLKKTWLYDLPTKAGKTYTIIRK, encoded by the coding sequence ATGAAAAAATCAAATTCAATCCTTCTAACAGCCCTCTGTTTTTGCTTTTGCATTTCTTATGGTAAAGCACAACAGTGTGGTAAGCTCAAAATGTGGTATGATAAACCTGCGAAGGTGTGGAACGAAGCCTTACCTATTGGGAATGGCCGCTTGGCTGCAATGGTTTTCGGAGATCCCTCCAATGAAAAACTCCAATTAAACGAAAGCACTTTTTGGTCTGGTGGACCATCCCGGAATGATAATCCGGACGGATTATCAGTTCTTGATTCCGTACGTTATTACATTTTCAAAGAAGATTATCAACGTGCTGATATGCTTGCAAATCGTGGTCTTACAGCAAAACAGTTGCATGGCTCCATGTTTCAGACTGTTGGCGATTTGAATATCTCGTTTAATGGGAATAAAAACTATACCGGATATTACAGGGAGCTCGATCTTGAAAAAGCTGTTTTTACAACCACCTTCAAAGTGGACGGAGTTACTTTCAAAAGAGAGGTTTTTGCTTCCCAACCGGATCAGGTGATCGTCATTAGACTCACCGCTGACAAGCCGGGAAAACTGACATTCACCACAAGTTTCGACGGCCCATTGCAAAAAACTTCAAAAGCACTGGATGCCCAAACACTCGAAATGACCGGACTTTCTTCAACTCATGAAGGCGTAACGGGGCAGGTGAAATTTGATGCGCGGGCCAGAATTATCAATACTGGCGGAACAACGGCTATAGAGGGAAATAAGATCAACGTGATCAATGCCAATGAGGTCATTATCCAGGTATCTATTGCTACGAATTTCACAGATTACAAAACGCTGTCAACCAATGAAACAGAGAAATGTGCCAATTATCTTTCTGCTGTAGAGAAAAAACCTTACTCTTCAATATTAAAAAGTCATGTTGCGGCTTTTCAGAAGTATTTCAATCGTGTAGGCTTTGATTTGGGTATATCTCCTGCGGCAAAATTGCCTACCGATGTCCGCATTCAGAATTTTTCCAAAAAGTATGATCCGGCGTTAGTTTCGATGTATTACCAGTTTGGGCGTTATCTGCTGATTTCCTCTTCTCAGCCCGGTGGCCAGCCTGCCAACTTACAGGGAATATGGAACGGAAGCGTTTATCCGGCATGGGATAGTAAATACACCATCAATATCAATACAGAGATGAACTACTGGCCGGCTGAGAAATGTAATATGTCGGAAATGCATGAGCCATTGATCCAAATGATTAAAGAACTTTCCGAGACCGGAAAACAGACAGCTAAAACCATGTATGGTTGTGACGGCTGGGTAGCTCATCACAATACCGACCTTTGGCGCATCTGTGGCGTAGTCGATTTTGCCAATGCCGGATTGTGGCCTATGGGTGGTGCTTGGTTGTCGCAGCATTTGTGGGAAAAATATCTCTATAATGGCGACCTGAAATACCTCGAATCGGTTTATCCGGTGTTGAAGTCTGCTTGCGAATTTTATCAGGATTTCCTGATCGAAGAGCCAACGCACAAATGGTTAGTGGTAAGCCCTTCGATCTCTCCGGAGAACTTTCCTGACAGACATAGCAGCGCTTTATCTGCCGGGACGACCATGGATAACCAGATTTTGTTTGACCTTTTTACCAAAACCATCAAAGCGGCAAAATTGCTGAAGAAGGACTCTGACCTTATGGCTGAGTTCCAGAAAATACTCGACCGTCTGCCTCCGATGCATATTGGTGTATATGGCCAGTTGCAAGAGTGGATGGGGGACTGGGATAATCCGGAAAATAAGCACCGGCACGTTTCCCACCTGTATGGATTATTCCCCGGTAATCAGATTACGCCGGAAGCAACCCCGGAACTATTTGATGCAGCACGCACTGTTTTAGTTCATAGAGGTGATGTCTCTACCGGATGGTCGATGGGGTGGAAGATCAACCTTTGGGCGCGATTGTTGGATGGTAATCATGCACTGAACCTGATTACAGATCAATTAACTTTGGTCGATCCGGTAAACTCCGGTAATAACGGAGGTACTTATCCCAACCTATTCGATGCGCATCCTCCCTTCCAGATTGATGGAAACTTCGGTTGCACATCTGGTATTACCGAAATGCTGTTGCAAAGCCACGATGGCGCTATTGATATTCTTCCCGCATTGCCCGATGACTGGAAAAAGGGAAGTATCTCCGGTTTGAAATCATATGGTGGTTTTGAGGTAAGTGTGTCCTGGGTAAATAATCAGGTACAGAAAATTGTCATTAAATCCAATCTGGGAGGAAATTGCCGTTTGCGGGTACCCAATGAAGTTAAATTGGCCGGTGGAAAGTCAATGGTTACAGCTTCAGGAGAGAATTCAAATCCTTTTTTTGAAACCGTTAAGGTGAAAACGTCTCTTATCTCAGCTTCGGCAAAGCTTCAACCTGTAAATCTGAAGAAGACCTGGTTATACGATTTGCCAACTAAAGCCGGTAAAACATACACGATTATCAGAAAATAA
- a CDS encoding family 43 glycosylhydrolase, whose amino-acid sequence MKTKLTRLLLSVSFLAMALNMHAWVGSAMPRLHIEGRYLKDSHGNKVNLHGFAQTYSPWFNEQGTKWTNYDVAGCLNYNKSKIDGIIAAGWKVNFMRLHMDPYWSNTPGVNTTGENDISAFDESRFRTYLDQVFIPMAEYAISKGLYVVMRPPGVCPDTISVGNEYNKYLIKVWDIVSQHPKLKNNPAIMFELANEPVRILGPNGDYGSGSQGHFDNLKKFLQPVVDTMRANGCSNILWAPGLGWQAKYKGFAINPIEGDNIGYAIHVYPGWFGSQDGGNTSTINGYDGFKAAWDDEIKPVSDFAPIMVTEMDWADAKYNSSWGKGLTGTAGGTGFGANFKKIMDETGNVSWLIFTDANLMAQFKDVAPAAGESYTFLNDPEACPWAAYHWFQNYASVNYPHPEYTNLSHSDNGDGTFTNPVVLGDFPDPDVIRVGDTYYMSTTTMHNFPGATILKSKDLVNWEYCSNPLDKIESTNCYNLDGCNRYSHGQWASSLKYHKGTYYLHFNTLDEGSYLLTATNPAGPWTKKKLSSSFYDAGLFFDDDDKIYIVYGINNLHIAQLDNDFNVVKDQAITLGNVQSGIVNTGTEGSHLYKINGNYYIYATTGGYYATQVCYRSSSIFGTYDEKEVFNSNRIHQGALIQTQTGEWWTILFADKGAYGRLPMLEPVKWVDNWPIVGVNGKDVTTYTKPNVGKTYPATYLPTNDNFRDYKFAPQWEWNHNSDNSKWSLVKRPGFLRLYTANVTDSLPKAKNTLTQRILGFPANQNQSYGTVKMHIKNMANGDLVGLAVFQDPYAFIGVKMTNGQKNIVWLNTGTQTQQTGAAITDSIVYFRAIANYNTNKADFYYSTDNVTFTQVGTLDMKYNLSVFVGNRFCIFNYATEALGGYVDVDWFSTEKDFSEDTFFDNSFTGYSEETLTLTNLKTDKTDLNLLTGSSKSFAITAVYKDGHTEDVTLSATYTNSNPDVLTIKNGQMVAKNNGEATLTVSYQGGMGDAKTLSIHVNSTYFPLTSDLFNPSIYATGTFNATTKTLVTGQYGFGGWNYSTGLDLSNYKYLVAKLSSTTSSGASLRAYDESSYWSTPTLVDFGSTKQAVINLANSYKTSTTTTTKFDPSHIYIVGIWSVGNSPIVISDVYVTNNSDYSKPLATDPVISIASNLLSGGKVKGGGIYSKGSSCTVTATAATGYTFANWTENGVIVSSNSTYTFTVSSTRSLVANFTMSNSNYQVKATDCSCRESNDGTIGIIFAQPLNYTVTVTGSSYSKTSSASSSYSLNGLAAGTYNINITSASLSGYQMNFSIVISQPQELTVQKVKTANSVAQYSLAGGENYYISVNNKTFVTRSASVDVPLRKGENRISIRTDKTCQGIYEETVSVDENGQIILYPNPTEGPITIGVPGKEEKVTVEIVTLSGSILYKQLLSVQTDRLININATALPAGIYTVRVYGSTINGTAKMVKK is encoded by the coding sequence ATGAAGACAAAATTGACTAGGCTCTTACTCTCGGTTTCATTTCTGGCAATGGCTTTGAATATGCATGCCTGGGTGGGAAGTGCAATGCCACGGCTGCATATCGAAGGTCGTTATCTGAAAGATTCTCACGGAAATAAGGTAAATCTTCACGGCTTTGCCCAAACTTACAGTCCATGGTTCAATGAACAGGGTACAAAATGGACAAACTATGATGTTGCGGGATGTTTGAATTACAACAAAAGTAAGATTGATGGGATTATAGCTGCAGGATGGAAAGTGAATTTCATGCGCTTACATATGGATCCTTATTGGTCCAATACACCGGGGGTAAATACTACAGGTGAAAATGATATTTCGGCATTTGATGAGAGCCGATTTAGAACCTATCTGGATCAGGTATTTATCCCCATGGCTGAATATGCCATTTCGAAAGGACTGTATGTTGTTATGCGTCCTCCCGGTGTTTGTCCGGATACCATATCCGTTGGTAACGAGTATAATAAATACCTGATTAAAGTGTGGGATATCGTGTCGCAACACCCGAAACTGAAAAATAATCCGGCCATCATGTTTGAGCTGGCCAATGAACCGGTAAGAATTCTTGGTCCTAATGGTGATTACGGTAGTGGTTCGCAAGGCCATTTCGATAACCTGAAGAAGTTCTTACAACCTGTAGTTGATACGATGCGAGCCAACGGCTGCTCAAATATACTCTGGGCTCCAGGATTGGGATGGCAGGCGAAATACAAGGGATTTGCCATCAATCCAATAGAAGGAGATAATATCGGTTATGCCATACATGTCTATCCGGGTTGGTTTGGTAGTCAGGATGGTGGAAATACATCGACCATCAACGGATATGACGGTTTTAAGGCTGCATGGGATGACGAAATCAAACCGGTCTCCGATTTCGCGCCAATTATGGTTACCGAGATGGACTGGGCCGATGCAAAATATAACTCTTCGTGGGGTAAAGGGCTGACCGGTACCGCCGGAGGAACCGGATTTGGCGCCAATTTCAAAAAAATCATGGACGAAACCGGTAATGTGAGCTGGTTGATTTTTACAGATGCAAATCTGATGGCACAGTTTAAAGATGTTGCTCCTGCTGCTGGCGAAAGCTACACCTTCCTTAATGATCCTGAAGCCTGTCCGTGGGCTGCTTATCACTGGTTTCAGAACTATGCAAGTGTAAATTATCCTCACCCCGAATATACCAACTTGTCGCATAGTGATAATGGGGATGGTACATTTACCAATCCGGTGGTGTTAGGTGATTTTCCTGATCCAGACGTAATCCGTGTCGGAGACACTTATTATATGTCCACTACTACTATGCATAATTTCCCCGGTGCTACTATTCTGAAATCGAAAGACCTGGTAAACTGGGAATATTGCAGTAATCCATTGGACAAAATCGAATCAACCAACTGTTATAATCTGGATGGATGCAACCGTTACAGCCATGGACAGTGGGCGAGTAGCCTGAAATATCACAAAGGTACTTATTACCTCCATTTCAATACCCTGGATGAAGGCAGTTATCTGCTAACCGCTACAAATCCTGCAGGTCCCTGGACAAAAAAGAAATTATCGTCCTCATTCTATGATGCGGGGCTATTCTTCGATGATGATGATAAGATTTATATCGTCTATGGAATTAATAACCTGCATATAGCCCAATTGGATAATGACTTTAACGTGGTTAAAGACCAAGCCATAACTCTGGGTAATGTACAATCGGGAATCGTAAATACCGGAACAGAAGGCAGCCACCTGTACAAGATTAATGGCAATTACTACATCTATGCAACTACCGGAGGTTATTACGCCACACAGGTTTGCTACCGGTCGTCTTCTATTTTTGGTACTTATGACGAAAAAGAGGTATTCAATAGTAACCGCATTCATCAGGGAGCTTTGATACAGACTCAGACCGGCGAATGGTGGACTATACTTTTTGCCGATAAGGGAGCATATGGCCGATTGCCAATGTTAGAACCTGTTAAATGGGTTGACAACTGGCCTATTGTCGGCGTAAACGGTAAAGATGTTACCACTTATACCAAACCGAATGTAGGCAAAACCTATCCGGCAACTTATTTGCCAACCAATGATAATTTCCGTGATTACAAATTTGCTCCACAGTGGGAGTGGAACCACAATTCAGATAACTCAAAGTGGTCTCTGGTTAAACGTCCGGGATTCCTTCGTTTATATACGGCAAACGTAACGGATAGTCTTCCCAAAGCAAAAAATACGCTTACACAACGTATTCTTGGTTTTCCAGCTAATCAGAACCAGTCCTACGGAACGGTGAAAATGCACATCAAAAATATGGCCAACGGCGATTTAGTCGGATTAGCAGTCTTTCAGGATCCGTATGCATTCATTGGTGTGAAAATGACAAACGGTCAAAAGAACATAGTATGGTTGAATACCGGCACCCAGACACAACAGACCGGAGCGGCTATTACAGACAGTATCGTTTACTTCAGGGCTATTGCTAATTACAATACCAATAAGGCTGATTTCTATTATAGCACTGATAATGTAACCTTCACTCAGGTGGGTACGCTGGATATGAAATATAATCTGTCGGTTTTCGTAGGGAACAGGTTCTGTATCTTTAATTATGCAACCGAAGCCTTAGGCGGTTATGTAGATGTGGACTGGTTCTCAACCGAGAAAGATTTCTCGGAAGATACCTTTTTTGACAATTCATTTACCGGATACAGTGAAGAGACACTGACACTGACCAATCTGAAAACGGATAAGACGGATTTAAATCTGCTGACGGGTAGCTCTAAAAGCTTTGCCATTACTGCTGTATATAAAGATGGTCATACCGAGGATGTTACCCTCAGTGCCACTTACACCAATTCCAATCCGGATGTCCTGACTATCAAAAACGGACAGATGGTGGCAAAAAACAATGGTGAAGCGACTTTAACGGTTTCCTACCAAGGTGGTATGGGTGATGCGAAGACGTTATCTATTCATGTCAATTCAACCTATTTCCCATTGACCAGCGATTTGTTTAATCCTTCGATTTACGCGACCGGAACGTTCAATGCTACAACAAAGACGTTGGTTACAGGTCAATATGGATTTGGTGGTTGGAATTATAGTACCGGTTTGGATTTATCAAATTATAAATATCTGGTGGCAAAACTAAGCAGCACAACATCAAGCGGTGCTTCTTTGAGGGCATACGATGAAAGCAGTTATTGGTCAACACCTACTTTAGTGGATTTTGGCTCAACCAAGCAAGCGGTTATCAATCTTGCAAATTCCTACAAAACAAGTACGACTACGACCACTAAATTTGATCCATCACACATTTACATTGTAGGTATTTGGTCAGTTGGTAACTCACCAATTGTAATCAGCGACGTTTATGTAACCAACAACAGTGATTACTCAAAACCATTGGCTACCGACCCTGTAATTTCCATTGCGTCAAATCTGTTATCCGGAGGAAAGGTTAAAGGAGGCGGTATTTACAGTAAAGGATCATCATGTACTGTAACTGCAACAGCAGCAACAGGTTATACCTTCGCCAACTGGACTGAAAATGGCGTCATTGTTTCTTCGAATTCTACTTATACCTTTACGGTGAGTTCAACCCGTTCATTGGTCGCCAATTTTACAATGAGTAATAGCAACTATCAGGTGAAAGCTACCGACTGTAGCTGTCGGGAAAGTAATGATGGTACTATCGGTATAATCTTTGCTCAGCCACTCAACTATACCGTTACAGTTACGGGAAGTAGTTATAGTAAAACCTCTTCTGCTTCCAGTTCGTATAGTCTCAATGGATTGGCAGCCGGTACATATAATATCAATATCACATCTGCTTCATTATCCGGTTATCAGATGAATTTCTCAATAGTAATCAGTCAACCGCAAGAGTTAACTGTTCAAAAGGTAAAAACGGCAAACAGCGTTGCCCAATATAGTTTAGCCGGAGGAGAGAATTATTACATTTCGGTAAATAATAAAACGTTTGTAACACGTTCAGCGTCAGTGGACGTACCATTGCGAAAAGGAGAAAACCGCATCAGTATCCGCACGGATAAAACCTGTCAGGGTATTTATGAAGAGACTGTTTCTGTAGATGAAAACGGTCAGATAATTCTTTATCCAAATCCGACTGAAGGCCCGATAACCATTGGTGTGCCTGGAAAAGAAGAGAAGGTGACTGTGGAAATAGTTACGCTAAGTGGAAGCATTCTCTACAAACAATTATTATCTGTGCAAACTGATAGGTTAATCAACATAAATGCGACAGCTTTACCTGCCGGCATTTATACGGTAAGGGTATATGGTTCCACCATTAACGGTACGGCAAAAATGGTGAAGAAGTAA
- a CDS encoding glycoside hydrolase 43 family protein, protein MAVLVCKAANRPASKAVKQQASTQSSTPFTNPIMWADVPDLSVARAGSDFYLISTTMHLMPGGPIMKSKDLVHWEPISFVFDKLKDTPKYDLVDGTVYGRGQWASSIRYHKGKYYVLFSPNDNPFRAYIYTTTNPAGKWEVLSRTPHFHDASLFFDDDDRVYVFSGTGSLRELKSDLSDVKPDGVDMKIFERDSEETGLLEGSQVIKHNGKYYLLMISWPNGKPRREVCYRADKITGPYEKKVILQSTFGGFPYVGQGCIIDDEKGNWYGLVFQDRGAVGRVPLLLPVRWEDGWPMLSDANGQVPLTGKVPLKPYDTGKRIVESDDFSGAKLKITWQWNHNPIDEAWSLTERPGYLRLKTNKLADNLYAAHNTITQRMEGPKCSGVVALDLSKMKDGDVAGFSAFNGHSGLLSVKMEGDKKYLTMSTNVVDLDNKSKAILNVAVEEKARVALTQNVIYLRIDGDFNPGKDLATFYYSLDNKTWMPIGLEFKMIFDYRKLFMGTKFAIFNYATKSSGGYVDVDFFHYKKFE, encoded by the coding sequence ATGGCTGTCCTGGTATGCAAAGCGGCAAACAGACCCGCATCGAAAGCTGTTAAGCAGCAAGCATCGACACAGAGCAGTACTCCTTTTACCAATCCTATCATGTGGGCCGATGTGCCCGATTTGTCTGTCGCAAGAGCAGGCAGTGATTTTTACCTGATCAGCACCACTATGCACCTGATGCCAGGTGGCCCTATTATGAAATCGAAAGACCTGGTTCACTGGGAGCCAATTAGCTTCGTATTTGACAAACTTAAAGATACTCCCAAATATGATTTAGTTGATGGGACTGTTTACGGGCGTGGGCAATGGGCCTCGTCTATCCGTTACCATAAAGGAAAATATTACGTGCTATTCTCCCCTAATGACAATCCCTTTAGAGCCTATATTTATACCACTACCAATCCTGCCGGAAAATGGGAGGTGCTTTCCAGAACACCGCATTTTCATGATGCTTCACTTTTCTTCGATGATGATGACCGGGTATATGTTTTTTCCGGCACCGGATCTCTGAGAGAGTTGAAGAGTGATCTTTCGGATGTAAAGCCTGATGGCGTAGATATGAAGATTTTTGAAAGAGATTCTGAAGAGACCGGATTGCTAGAAGGCAGTCAGGTTATCAAGCATAATGGTAAATATTATCTGTTGATGATTTCATGGCCAAATGGTAAACCTCGTCGTGAGGTCTGCTACCGGGCTGACAAGATTACAGGCCCTTACGAAAAGAAAGTGATTCTGCAGTCGACCTTTGGCGGATTCCCGTATGTGGGTCAGGGTTGCATTATAGATGACGAAAAGGGCAACTGGTACGGACTTGTATTTCAGGATCGTGGAGCTGTAGGTCGTGTACCTCTTTTGCTGCCTGTTCGCTGGGAGGACGGATGGCCAATGTTGAGTGATGCTAACGGTCAAGTACCTTTAACCGGAAAGGTTCCGTTGAAACCATATGATACAGGCAAACGAATTGTCGAGAGTGATGATTTTAGCGGGGCAAAACTCAAAATCACCTGGCAGTGGAATCATAATCCGATTGATGAAGCCTGGTCACTGACCGAACGACCAGGATATTTACGATTAAAAACGAATAAACTGGCCGACAATCTTTATGCAGCTCACAATACCATAACTCAACGGATGGAAGGTCCCAAATGCAGTGGTGTCGTAGCTCTGGATTTGTCTAAGATGAAAGATGGAGATGTTGCCGGATTTAGTGCATTTAATGGTCATTCCGGCCTTTTGTCCGTGAAAATGGAAGGCGATAAAAAATACCTGACCATGTCAACGAATGTGGTTGATCTGGACAATAAAAGCAAAGCGATTCTTAACGTTGCTGTTGAAGAAAAAGCAAGAGTTGCTTTGACTCAGAATGTGATCTATCTGCGTATCGACGGTGATTTTAATCCGGGTAAAGATCTGGCTACATTCTATTACAGTCTGGATAATAAGACCTGGATGCCGATTGGATTGGAATTCAAGATGATATTCGATTACAGAAAATTATTTATGGGAACGAAGTTTGCCATTTTTAACTATGCCACTAAATCAAGCGGTGGTTATGTGGATGTTGACTTTTTCCATTATAAGAAATTTGAATAG
- a CDS encoding carboxylesterase/lipase family protein, with translation MKKRTLLIAMLLTVVANYCKAEQPAPVKTDKGLVQGIYENGLTVYKGIPFAAPPVGDLRWKAPQPAKSWEGVKQADKFAPAPFQGGNTPSGKSEDCLYLNVWTPAKSAGDKIPVLVWIYGGGFSFGSTSEPGYSGEKLAQKGVVLVSIAYRVGQLGFIAHPELSAESPNHVSGNYGLLDQIAALQWVKKNIAAFGGDPDKVTIFGESAGAISVSMLCASPLAKGLFQGAISQSGGSFGPTRLVSFPGENMQTLKQAEAEGENYMKKAGVTSLAELRKIEADKLPMGFGMPGGWPIVDGVVIPDDQYKLYEAGKYNDVPVLIGYNSDEGASFSHERNPEDYIAGVKARYGKFADDLIKAYPAAENSVPKTARDLARDAAFGWHTWSWARLQTKTGKSKAFLYYFDQHPDYPKESPRYGFGSPHGQDVGYVFMLLDPSNPQTTKSDLAISEAMGTYWTNFAKYGTPNGKGSVEWPAFNEGKPSVMYLQQTPHVGSVPSLESLKVLDNYFKWRRSPEGEAWAK, from the coding sequence ATGAAAAAACGAACATTATTAATAGCTATGTTACTTACAGTTGTAGCAAACTACTGTAAGGCAGAACAACCGGCACCGGTAAAAACAGACAAAGGTCTTGTTCAGGGTATTTATGAAAATGGCTTGACGGTTTACAAAGGAATTCCCTTTGCCGCTCCGCCAGTCGGAGATCTTCGCTGGAAAGCTCCTCAGCCGGCAAAAAGCTGGGAAGGCGTAAAACAAGCAGATAAATTTGCTCCGGCTCCTTTTCAGGGAGGAAACACTCCATCAGGAAAGAGCGAAGATTGCTTGTATCTGAATGTATGGACTCCTGCGAAATCGGCAGGTGACAAAATTCCGGTACTGGTATGGATCTATGGAGGCGGATTTAGTTTCGGATCTACTTCAGAACCGGGTTATTCCGGTGAAAAGCTGGCGCAAAAAGGAGTTGTTTTGGTTAGTATTGCCTACCGTGTTGGCCAGCTCGGTTTTATAGCTCATCCCGAATTGAGTGCCGAAAGTCCAAACCACGTTTCCGGTAATTACGGCTTGCTCGATCAGATAGCTGCATTGCAATGGGTTAAGAAAAATATTGCAGCCTTTGGCGGTGATCCGGATAAAGTTACCATCTTCGGAGAGTCTGCCGGAGCTATTTCAGTCAGCATGCTGTGCGCATCGCCTTTGGCAAAAGGCCTTTTTCAGGGAGCAATCTCTCAAAGCGGCGGCTCTTTCGGACCTACCCGTTTGGTCTCTTTTCCGGGAGAAAACATGCAAACACTCAAACAGGCGGAAGCCGAAGGCGAGAATTATATGAAGAAAGCCGGCGTGACATCACTTGCCGAGTTGCGGAAAATTGAAGCCGACAAACTTCCTATGGGATTCGGAATGCCTGGTGGCTGGCCGATTGTGGACGGCGTTGTAATTCCCGACGATCAGTATAAGTTGTACGAAGCCGGCAAATACAACGATGTGCCGGTGCTTATTGGCTACAACTCTGATGAGGGTGCCAGCTTCTCGCACGAAAGAAACCCTGAAGATTATATCGCAGGAGTAAAAGCACGCTACGGGAAATTTGCCGATGACCTTATAAAAGCTTATCCGGCAGCAGAAAACTCGGTACCTAAAACGGCCCGTGACCTTGCTCGTGATGCTGCCTTTGGCTGGCATACCTGGAGTTGGGCTCGCCTTCAGACAAAAACGGGTAAATCAAAAGCCTTTTTGTACTATTTCGACCAACATCCCGATTATCCGAAAGAGTCGCCTCGTTATGGCTTCGGATCCCCACACGGACAGGATGTCGGCTACGTGTTTATGCTTCTTGATCCATCTAATCCTCAAACTACAAAATCGGATCTTGCAATATCGGAAGCCATGGGAACTTATTGGACAAACTTTGCAAAATATGGTACCCCGAACGGCAAAGGCAGTGTAGAATGGCCGGCATTTAATGAGGGAAAACCTTCGGTAATGTACTTGCAACAAACACCCCACGTTGGATCAGTTCCAAGTCTGGAGTCACTCAAAGTGTTGGATAATTATTTTAAATGGAGAAGAAGCCCGGAAGGTGAAGCCTGGGCAAAATAA